A genomic window from Sphingobacterium sp. BN32 includes:
- a CDS encoding CsbD family protein: MNKLTWKGRWNEIKGKVKQEYADLTDDDLLYAEGKEDELLGKLQKKTGKTKEEVESWLDKM, translated from the coding sequence ATGAACAAGTTAACATGGAAAGGCCGTTGGAACGAAATCAAAGGAAAAGTAAAGCAAGAATATGCCGATCTTACTGATGATGATCTACTTTACGCAGAAGGAAAAGAAGATGAGTTACTAGGCAAACTTCAAAAGAAAACAGGGAAGACTAAAGAGGAAGTTGAATCTTGGTTA